Proteins co-encoded in one Bombus pyrosoma isolate SC7728 linkage group LG4, ASM1482585v1, whole genome shotgun sequence genomic window:
- the LOC122567216 gene encoding cysteine-rich protein 1-like has protein sequence MPNCPKCDKPVYFAERKTSLGKDWHGSCLRCEKCNKTLTPGSHSEHEGKPYCNHPCYSALFGPGGFGRGGAESYIYKK, from the exons ATGCCCAACTGTCCGAAGTGCGACAAGCCAGTCTATTTCG CTGAAAGGAAAACCTCGTTGGGAAAGGACTGGCATGGTTCCTGTTTACGATGCGAAAAGTGTAATAAAACTTTGACACCTGGTAGCCATTCGGAACACGAAGGCAAACCTTACTGTAATCATCCGTGTTATTCTGCTCTGTTTGGTCCTGGAG GTTTCGGTCGAGGCGGCGCCGAGAGTTACATTTACAAAAAGTGA